In the genome of Treponema pedis, one region contains:
- a CDS encoding DUF4143 domain-containing protein — MRNCYLICWIQKQYCHVLIRQIPELSWRDTKDLESYKLYLCDTGLFVTLMFIDRPVTENDIYAKLLSDKLPANLGYLYENLVAQIITASGRELYYHTWEKKGSSHYYEVDFLTAEGSKINAFEIKSSGTGKYESIREFSRKYSNNVKKTYLISQKDILKKESLFFKPFYLVPFLV, encoded by the coding sequence ATGCGGAACTGCTATTTGATTTGCTGGATTCAAAAACAGTACTGCCATGTTTTAATTCGACAAATCCCGGAGCTATCTTGGCGGGATACAAAGGATTTAGAAAGCTATAAATTATATCTTTGCGATACAGGTTTATTTGTCACGCTGATGTTTATTGACAGGCCTGTAACGGAAAACGACATATATGCCAAATTACTTTCAGATAAATTACCTGCAAATCTCGGATATCTTTATGAAAATCTTGTCGCACAGATAATAACTGCATCAGGTAGAGAATTGTATTATCATACATGGGAAAAAAAAGGCAGCTCCCATTATTATGAGGTTGACTTTTTAACTGCGGAAGGTAGTAAAATAAATGCTTTTGAGATAAAGTCTTCGGGAACAGGAAAATATGAATCAATTAGAGAGTTTTCACGGAAGTACTCAAATAATGTGAAGAAAACATATTTGATTTCACAAAAAGACATACTCAAGAAAGAATCATTATTTTTCAAACCATTCTATTTGGTTCCGTTTCTTGTATAA
- a CDS encoding DUF2262 domain-containing protein, translating into MNLLEYMREQNKMTQEVWENTFEKREHEILVLRHEGGGARKKNGFWDAAVYFLAYLDCTTGLLHKEEGRLVYPVSDNEHEKGRIWERFEDNTIYRLKVRTKISENVSESILKSSQNRFLVVEIIEKNPPCPELEEILTEYKKPVILQDNTLGELTLNKKLNCFEGTVYWQGKTANISLEVNKDNKSGWSKAKTAMKTMLTEQEKWDREMRDFAAKKLTPLAGKWRESAEPTAPEITEQSFARRIELKTISITAGGSFSAYFDDDDMFFGHCVTVQGSLKKGVISANMEG; encoded by the coding sequence ATGAATTTGCTTGAATATATGCGGGAACAAAACAAAATGACGCAGGAAGTATGGGAAAATACTTTTGAAAAACGTGAACATGAAATTTTGGTTCTCAGACATGAAGGCGGCGGAGCACGTAAGAAAAACGGCTTTTGGGATGCCGCAGTTTACTTTTTGGCGTATCTGGATTGCACAACAGGATTATTGCATAAAGAAGAAGGGCGTCTGGTATATCCCGTCAGTGATAATGAACATGAAAAAGGGAGAATTTGGGAACGCTTTGAGGATAATACAATTTACCGTTTAAAGGTGCGCACAAAAATATCGGAGAATGTTTCCGAAAGTATTTTAAAATCTTCCCAAAACCGATTTCTTGTTGTGGAAATTATTGAAAAAAATCCGCCCTGCCCCGAACTGGAAGAAATACTTACAGAATATAAAAAACCCGTCATTTTACAGGATAACACATTGGGAGAATTGACACTTAATAAAAAATTGAACTGTTTTGAAGGCACTGTTTATTGGCAAGGCAAAACGGCGAATATTTCATTGGAAGTAAATAAGGATAATAAAAGCGGTTGGTCAAAGGCAAAAACAGCCATGAAAACTATGTTGACGGAACAGGAAAAATGGGACAGGGAGATGCGCGATTTTGCGGCAAAAAAACTCACCCCGCTTGCAGGTAAATGGCGCGAATCGGCGGAACCGACCGCCCCGGAAATAACGGAACAAAGTTTTGCACGGCGGATTGAACTTAAAACAATCTCAATTACGGCGGGCGGCTCCTTTTCAGCTTATTTTGATGATGACGATATGTTTTTCGGTCATTGTGTTACAGTGCAAGGAAGTTTAAAAAAAGGCGTTATATCGGCAAATATGGAAGGTTAA
- a CDS encoding AAA family ATPase, translated as MFFNRKVYARLLEWKEKFSDKYAAMLEGARRVGKSTIAENFAMNEYKSYILLDFSKITNNIKACFDDVGNLDLFFLRLQAETA; from the coding sequence GTGTTTTTCAATAGAAAAGTATATGCAAGGTTATTAGAGTGGAAAGAAAAGTTTTCAGATAAATATGCGGCTATGCTTGAAGGAGCACGGCGAGTCGGAAAATCGACAATTGCGGAAAACTTCGCAATGAATGAATATAAATCATATATTTTGCTGGATTTTTCGAAAATAACAAATAACATAAAAGCCTGCTTTGATGATGTCGGAAATTTGGACTTGTTTTTTTTAAGGCTTCAAGCTGAAACCGCATAG